AGATAAATTCGGATGATGAGCCAGCTAAAGCCATTCGTAAGAAGAAAAAAGCTTCAATGGTCTTAGGTGCACAGGCTGTTAAGGAGAAAAAAGCAGGTGCCGTGATTTCTGCGGGAAATACAGGTGCCCTTCTGGCTGCAGGTCTCTTTGTGGTCGGACGTATTAAGGGAGTTGAGCGTCCAGGTCTTATGTCAACAATGCCAAGTTTTACTGGTCAACCCTTTGATATGCTTGATTTGGGTGCTAATGCGGAAAATACAGCTAGTCATTTGCATCAATATGCTATTTTAGGATCTTTCTATGCTAAAAATGTGCGTGGAATTGCCAACCCTCGTGTAGGTCTCCTTAATAATGGGACTGAGGAAACAAAGGGGGATAGTCTTCGTAAGGAGGCTTTTGAGCTCTTATCTAAGGAGCCAAGTATTAACTTTGTTGGTAATGTTGAGGCGCGTGAAATTATGTCTGGAGCTGCTGATGTGGTCGTAGCTGATGGTTTCACCGGAAATGCAGTTCTTAAGGCAATCGAAGGAACGGGACTTGGTGCCATGAAGACCCTTAAGTCAGCTATCATGAATGGTGGTCTTAAAGCTAAGTTAGGTGCCTTCCTATTGAAAGACAGCCTAAAAGGGATGAAAGAGACTATGGATTACTCTAGCGCTGGAGGTGCGGTTCTCTTTGGTCTTAAAGCTCCCGTAGTAAAATGTCATGGATCTAGTGATGCTAAGGCGGTTTACTACACTATTAAGCAGGTTCGTACGATGCTTGATACTAAGGTTGTTGAGCAGCTAGTTGAAGCCTTTAGTCCGAAAGAGGAGGCTAACTGATGAGTAGAGTAGAAATTCTTCAGAAAATGCAGCTCGTAATTCAAGAGCAGATGGGTAAAGAGGACATTGTTTTAACCGAAGCTACCAAATTAGATGACTTGGGTGTGGATTCAATAGAGCTTATGGAATTCATTATTAATTTGGAGGATGAGTTCGACCTTGAGATTTCCGATGATACTATTGACCATATGGTTAAGGTAGCTGATTTGTTGGACTATTTGTCTGAGGAATTGAATAAAGAATAAGAAAGCTAGACGTAATAATATAATAGTTGTGTACTATACGATTGTTATTTTGTTGGAGTGAGGCAAGAAACTAAATGTTATATGGATTTAGTTCTGTCACACTCCTTTTTTCTATACATTATTTATTAAGAAACTCTAAAAAAGGACTAAAACACGAACGTTATTTTTTTACTCAAGCAATAAAGTTTGCTATATGTTGGTTTTTGGATTCTGGTGTGGTATAATTAAGACGAATAAACTTGAAAGGCGAACAATTCCATGTCAAACCAACTGATTTATACTGGGAAAGCTAAAGATATTTATAGTACAGAAGACGAAAATGTGATTAAGTCGGTCTATAAGGACCAGGCAACCATGCTTAATGGTGCTCGTAAGGAGACTATTAAAGGAAAAGGTGTGCTAAATAATCAGATTTCGTCTCTTATTTTTGAAAAATTGAATGCTGCGGGTGTAGCTACTCACTTTATCGAACGTATTTCTGATACCGAACAACTTAACAAGAAAGTTACTATCATTCCTTTGGAGGTTGTTCTTCGTAATGTGACTGCGGGTTCTTTCTCTAAACGTTTTGGCGTTGAAGAAGGTTTGGACTTGAAAACTCCAATCGTTGAATTTTACTACAAGAACGATGATTTGGATGACCCATTCATCAATGATGAGCATGTGAAGTTCTTGGATATTGCCAATGATGAACAAATTGCTTATATCAAGGAAGAAACGCGTCGTATCAATGAATTGCTAAAAGATTGGTTTGCACAAATTGGTCTTCGCTTGATTGACTTCAAATTGGAATTTGGTTTTGATAAGGATGGCAAGATTATCTTGGCAGATGAATTCTCACCAGATAACTGCCGCCTTTGGGATGCTGAAGGGCACCATATGGACAAGGATGTTTTCCGTCGTGATCTTGGTAGCTTGACAGATGTTTATGAAGTTGTATTGGAAAAATTGCAAGGATTGAAGTAGCCTTTTACAAATAGAATACTTGGTCTTCACTACAATCTTTAAGTAGAAATAGATAAAGGAAATAAAATGGATAAACGTATTTTCGTTGAGAAAAAAGCTGATTTTCGTGTGAAATCTCAGTCTTTAGTAAAAGAATTAAAGCATAATCTTCAGTTGAAAACTTTGAATGATCTTCGTATTGTTCAGGTTTACGATGTCTTTAATTTGGCAGAGGACTTGTTTGCGCGTGCGGAAAAACACATCTTCTCTGAGCAAGTGACTGATACTGTTTTGGACGAGGCTGCGGTTAAGGCTGATCTTGAGAAGTATGCTTTCTTTGCTATCGAAAGTTTGCCTGGTCAATTTGACCAACGTGCAGCATCTTCACAAGAAGCTTTGCTTTTGCTTGGTAGTTCAAATGACGTAACAGTGAACACAGCGCAATTGTACTTGGTTAACAAGGATATCGATGCGAATGAGTTGGAAGCTGTCAAAAACTACCTTTTGAACCCAGTGGATTCTCGTTTCAAAGATATCACTGTTGGTATTGCTAAACAGGATTTCTCTGAGTCTGACAAGACCATTCCAAGCTTGGATTTCTTTGAAACTTATACGGCAGAAGATTTTGCTAAGTATAAGGCAGAGCAAGGATTGGCCATGGAAGTGGATGACCTTCTCTTCATTCAAGATTACTTCAAGTCTATTGGACGTGTGCCAACTGAGACTGAGCTTAAGGTTTTGGATACTTACTGGTCTGACCACTGCCGTCACACAACTTTTGAGACTGAGTTGAAGAATATCGACTTCTCAGCATCTAAATTTGAAAAACAATTGCAAGCGACTTATGACAAATATATTGCCATGCGTGATGAGTTGGGACGTACAGAAAAACCTCAAACCTTGATGGATATGGCGACTATTTTTGGTCGCTATGAGCGTGCTAATGGTCGTTTGGATGACATGGAAGTGTCTGATGAAATCAATGCTTGCTCAGTTGAAATTGAAGTGGATGTCAATGGTGTGAAAGAACCATGGCTTCTCATGTTCAAGAATGAAACCCACAACCACCCAACTGAGATTGAACCATTTGGTGGAGCGGCTACTTGTATCGGTGGTGCCATTCGTGACCCATTGTCAGGGCGTTCATACGTTTACCAAGCCATGCGTATCTCAGGTGCTGGTGATATTACAACACCAATTGCTGAAACTCGTGCTGGTAAATTGCCACAACAAGTGATTTCTAAAACAGCGGCTCACGGTTATTCTTCATACGGTAACCAAATTGGTCTTGCAACAACTTACGTTCGTGAATACTTCCACCCAGGTTTCGTTGCTAAGCGTATGGAGCTAGGTGCAGTTGTCGGTGCGGCTCCTAAGGAAAATGTTGTCCGTGAGAAACCTGAAGCAGGTGATGTGATTATCTTGCTCGGTGGTAAGACTGGACGTGATGGTGTCGGTGGTGCGACAGGCTCTTCTAAAGTTCAAACGGTCGAATCTGTTGAAACAGCTGGTGCTGAGGTTCAAAAAGGGAATGCCATCGAAGAACGTAAGATTCAACGTCTTTTCCGTAATGGGGATGTGACACGTCTAATCAAGAAATCAAATGACTTTGGTGCTGGTGGTGTCTGTGTGGCTATCGGTGAATTGGCAGATGGTCTTGAAATTGATCTAGACAAAGTACCATTGAAATACCAAGGTTTGAACGGTACAGAAATTGCCATCTCTGAATCTCAAGAACGTATGGCCGTAGTGGTTCGTCCAGAAGATGTAGATGCCTTCGTTGCTGAATGTAACAAAGAAAATATTGATGCTGTTGTCGTTGCGACAGTAACTGAAAAACCAAATCTTGTCATGCACTGGAATGGTGAAACCATCGTTGATTTGGAACGTCGTTTCCTTGATACAAACGGTGTACGTGTGGTTGTAGATGCTAAGGTGGTTGACAAGGATGTCAAGCTTCCAGAAGAACGTCAAACATCTGCTGAAACCCTTGAAGCTGATACTCTTGAAGTCTTGGCTGACCTTAACCATGCCAGTCAAAAAGGTTTACAAACCATCTTTGATAGCTCAGTTGGTCGTTCAACAGTTAATCACCCACTCGGTGGTCGCTACCAAATCACACCAACGGAAGCTTCTGTACAGAAATTGCCAGTCCAACATGGCGTGACAACAACTGCTTCTGTTATGGCGCAAGGATTCAACCCTTATGTAGCAGAATGGTCTCCATATCATGGCGCTGCCTATGCAGTAATCGAAGCAACAGCTCGTTTGGTTGCTGCTGGTGCAAACTGGTCTAAGGCTCGTTTCTCTTATCAAGAATATTTCGAGCGTATGGATAAACAAGCAGAGCGTTTTGGTCAACCAGTATCAGCTCTCCTTGGATCAATCGAAGCTCAGATTCAACTTGGTTTGCCATCTATTGGTGGTAAAGACTCTATGTCTGGTACCTTTGAAGAATTGACAGTACCACCAACCTTGGTTGCTTTTGGGGTAACAACTGCAGATAGCCGTAAGGTTCTTTCTCCAGAATTCAAAGCTGCTGGTGAAAATATTTACTACATTCCTGGTCAAGCTTTGGCACAAGAAATTGACTTCGATCTTATCAAGTCTAACTTTGCTAAGTTTGAAGCCATCCAAGCTGACCATAAAGTCACATCTGCATCAGCTGTCAAATATGGTGGTGTCGTTGAAGCACTTGCCCTTGCAACATTTGGTAACCATATTGGTGCCACTGTAACCCTTGAAAATCTTGAGACTGCCTTGACAGCTCAATTGGGTGGATTCGTCTTCACATCTCCGGAAGAAATTTCAGGTGTTGCCAAGATTGGACAAACAGCAGCTGACTTTACACTTACTGTCAATGGTGTAACGCTTGATGGACACAAACTTGACAGTGCCTTCCAAGGTAAATTGGAAGAGGTTTACCCAACGGAATTTGCACAAGCAACTGAGTTGGAAGAAGTACCTGCTGTAGCATCTGATGCTGTGATCAAAGCTAAAGAAACAGTTGAGACACCAGTAGTTTACATCCCAGTATTCCCAGGTACGAACTCTGAGTACGATTCAGCTAAGGCCTTTGAAAAAGAAGGTGCAAAAGTCAACTTGGTACCATTTGTAACACTTAACGAAGAGGCTATTGTCAAGTCTGTTGACACTATGGTTGACAATATCGAAAAAGCTAACATTATCTTCTTTGCAGGTGGTTTCTCAGCAGCGGATGAACCAGATGGATCAGCTAAATTTATCGTTAACATCTTGCTCAATGAAAAAGTACGTGCAGCCATTGATAGCTTCATCGAACGTGGTGGTTTGATTATTGGTATCTGTAATGGATTCCAAGCCCTTGTTAAATCAGGTCTTCTTCCATACGGTAACTTTGAAGATGCAAGCAGCACTAGTCCAACCCTCTTCTACAATGATGCCAACCAACACGTGGCTAAGATGGTTGAAACACGTATTGCCAACACTAACTCACCATGGCTTGCCGGAGTAGAAGTTGGTGACATCCATGCCATCCCAGTATCACACGGTGAAGGTAAATTTGTCGTGACAGCTGAGGAATTTGCAGAGCTTCGTGACAATGGTCAAATCTTTACCCAATATGTTGACTTCGAAGGTAAACCAAGCATGGATTCTAAATACAATCCAAATGGATCTGTGAATGCTATCGAAGGTATCACAAGTAAGAACGGTCAAATTATTGGTAAGATGGGTCACTCAGAACGTTTCGAAGACGGTCTCTTCCAAAATATTCCAGGAAATAAAGACCAACACCTCTTTGCGTCAGCGGTTAAATACTTTACTGGAAAATAATAGAGTGCCAAGTGCACTCAGTAATGATATTTTTCAATGTAGCAGTAGTTCTAAAGAGCTTGAAAACTTGAGTTCACATTAGTGAAATGAGAGGCTAGGAACAGTTTTTCGTTTGCATAACATTAGGAAAATATCAAAAATAAAAGGTATAAAAAATGACATACGAAGTTAAATCTCTTAATGAAGAATGTGGTGTTTTTGGTATCTGGGGTCACCCGGATGCTGCCAAATTAACTTATTTCGGACTTCACAGTCTCCAACACCGTGGTCAAGAGGGAGCAGGAATTCTCTCAAATGATGCGGGTCAATTGAAGCGTCATCGTGATATGGGGCTTCTCTCAGAAGTTTTCCGTGATCCAGCCAACTTGGACAAGCTAACTGGAACGGCTGCTATCGGTCATGTTCGTTATGCGACTGCTGGTGAAGCTTCTGTAGACAATATTCAACCATTCATGTTTAAGTTTCACGATGGACAGCTTGGTCTTGCTCATAATGGGAATTTGACTAATGCAGAGTCACTAAGACATGAGTTGGAGAAAAATGGAGCTATCTTAAACTCAACTTCTGACTCAGAAATCTTAGCTCACTTGATTCGTCGTAGCCACAACCCATCCTTTATGGGCAAGGTGAAAGAAGCCTTGAACACTGTTAAAGGTGGATTTGCTTATCTTCTTATGATTGAGGACAAGCTTATTGCAGCTTTGGATCCAAATGGCTTCCGTCCCCTTTCTCTTGGTAAGATGAGCAATGGTGCTATCGTGGTTTCATCTGAAACATGTGCCTTTGAGGGTGTTGGTGCAGAATGGATTCGGGATGTAAATCCAGGTGAGGTTGTTATCATCGATGATAATGGCATCACTTACGATACCTATACAACGGATACGCAATTGGCTGTTTGTTCGATGGAGTATATCTACTTTGCCCGTCCTGATTCAAATATCCAAGGGGTCAATGTCCATACAGCTCGTAAACGTATGGGTGCTCAATTGGCACGTGAGTTCAAACATGAAGCAGATATTGTCGTTGGTGTGCCTAATTCATCACTTAGCGCAGCCATGGGATTTGCGGAAGAATCAGGCTTGCCAAATGAAATGGGCTTGATTAAAAACCAATACACCCAACGTACCTTTATCCAACCAACACAAGAATTGCGTGAGCAAGGGGTTCGTATGAAGCTCTCTGCCGTATCAGGTGTTGTTAAAGGCAAACGTGTGGTTATGATTGACGACTCTATTGTACGTGGGACAACATCACGTCGTATCGTTAATTTGCTAAAAGAAGCAGGAGCAACAGAGGTCCACGTAGCAATCGGTAGCCCAGCCCTTGCCTACCCATGTTTCTACGGTATCGATATTCAAACACGTAAGGAATTAATTGCGGCCAATCATACAGTTGAGGAAACACGCGAAATCATTGGTGCGGATAGCTTGACTTACTTGTCAATCGATGGCTTGATTGATTCTATTGGAATTGACACAGATGCACCAAACGGTGGCCTTTGTGTGGCTTACTTTGATGGTAAATATCCAACACCATTGTATGACTACGAAGAACGCTATTTGGAAAGTTTGAAAGAACACACTTCTTTCTATTAAGAGCAGTGCAGAAGAAAAAAGAGGAAAAAATTATGTCTAAAAATGCTTACGCTCCACGTCTCACTACTGACTAAAAGCTAAAGCATTTGTCAGTAGACACTTTGCCCTATGGGGTCAAAGCTAGAGACCTGACTAGTATTTTTAGATAAAAAGATGGTTCATCTAAAAATACGTCGCACTCTTTCTCGAAAAAAGAAAAGGAATAAATAAAATGACAAATAAAAATGCTTATGCTCAATCGGGTGTGGATGTTGAAGCAGGTTATGAAGTTGTTGAACGTATCAAAAAACACGTTGCCCGTACAGAGCGTGCAGGTGTCATGGGAGCTCTCGGTGGCTTCGGTGGTATGTTTGACCTTTCAAAAACAGGTGTCAAAGAGCCTGTTTTGATTTCAGGTACAGATGGTGTCGGTACTAAACTCATGCTTGCTATTAAGTACGACAAACACGATACTATCGGTCAAGACTGTGTCGCTATGTGTGTTAACGATATCATCGCTGCAGGTGCTGAGCCCCTTTACTTCCTTGACTACGTAGCAACTGGTAAAAATGAACCAGCTAAATTGGAGCAGGTTGTTGCTGGTGTTGCTGAAGGTTGTGTGCAAGCTGGTGCAGCCCTTATTGGTGGTGAAACTGCTGAAATGCCTGGTATGTATGGTGAAGACGACTATGATTTGGCAGGTTTCGCGGTAGGTATCGCAGAAAAATCTCAAATCATCGACGGCTCAAAAGTAGCTGAAGGTGATGTGCTTCTTGGACTTGCTTCAAGCGGTATCCACTCCAACGGTTACTCACTCGTGCGTCGTGTATTTGCTGATTACACAGGGGAAGAAGTTCTTCCAGAACTTGAAGGCAAAAAACTTAAAGACGTTCTTCTTGAACCAACTCGTATCTACGTCAAAGCAGCTTTGCCACTCATCAAAGAAGAATTGGTTAACGGTATTGCCCACATCACAGGTGGTGGTTTCATCGAAAATGTACCACGTATGTTCTCAGATGACTTGGCTGCTGAAATTGATGAAAGCAAAGTGCCGGTTCTTCCAATTTTTAAAGCCCTTGAAAAATATGGTGAAATCAAACATGAAGAAATGTTTGAAATCTTCAACATGGGTATTGGTCTCATGCTTGCGGTTAAACCAGAAAATGTTGAACGTGTCAAAGAACTTCTTGACGAACCTGTTTATGAAATCGGTCGTATTGTGAAGAAAGATGGCGCAAGTGTGGTGATTAAATAATGTCTAAAAGGATTGCTGTATTTGCCTCTGGCAACGGCTCAAACTTTCAGGTGATTGCGGAACAATTTCCAGTAGAATTTGTCTTTTCAGATCACCGGGATGCCTATGTCTTAGAACGTGCCAAAAATCTTGGTGTGGCTAGCCATGCCTTTGAACTCAAGGAATTTGACAATAAAGCAGCTTATGAAGAAGCTATCGTCAAACTCTTGGATGAACACCAGATTGATTTGGTTTGCTTAGCGGGGTATATGAAAATTGTTGGCCCAACCTTACTAGCAGCTTATGAAGGCCGTATCATCAATATTCACCCGGCATATCTCCCTGAATTCCCAGGAGCTCATGGTATTGAGGATGCTTGGAATGCAGGTGTTGGCCAGTCTGGTGTGACTATTCACTGGGTGGATTCTGGTGTTGATACCGGTAAGGTTATCAAACAAGTCCGTGTGCCACGCCTTGAAGGTGATACCCTTGATACTTTCGAAACTCGCATCCACGAAACAGAGTACAAGCTCTATCCAGAAGTCTTGGATAGTTTGGGAGTTGCACGAAAATAAGAAAGCCCTCGAGCTGAAAGAAAATTTTCGACTGTAGCAGATAAAGAACTTTTTTAAAAAAAGGAAAAGAAAGAAAATGACTAAACGAGCACTTATTTCAGTCTCAGACAAAGCGGGCATTGTTGAATTTGCCCAAGAACTCAAAAAACTCGGTTGGGACATCATCTCAACAGGTGGTACTAAAGTTGCCCTTGACAATGCTGGGGTAGACACTATCGCCATCGACGATGTGACTGGTTTCCCAGAAATGATGGACGGTCGTGTAAAGACTCTCCACCCAAATATCCACGGTGGTCTCCTCGCTCGTCGTGACCTCGATAGCCACCTTCAAGCGGCTAAAGACAATAATATTGAACTTATCGATCTTGTTGTGGTAAACCTTTACCCATTCAAGGAAACGATTCTTAAACCAGACGTAACTTACGCTGATGCGGTTGAAAACATCGATATCGGTGGGCCATCTATGCTTCGTTCAGCAGCTAAAAACCACGCTAGCGTAACAGTTGTGGTAGATCCTGCTGACTATGCTGTTGTGCTTGACGAATTGTCAGCGAACGGCGAAACAAGCTACGAAACTCGCCAACGTTTGGCAGCGAAAGTATACCGTCACACAGCTTCATACGATGCTTTGATTGCGGAATACTTCACAGCTCAAGTGGGTGAAACAAAACCTGAAAAACTCACTTTGACTTATGACCTTAAGCAACCTATGCGTTACGGTGAAAACCCTCAACAAGACGCTGACTTCTACCAAAAAGGTTTGCCAACGGCTTACTCAATTGCTTCAGCTAAACAGCTTAACGGTAAAGAATTGTCATTCAACAATATCCGTGACGCTGATGCCGCTATCCGTATCATCCGTGATTTCAAAGACCGTCCAACAGTTGTGGCTCTCAAACACATGAACCCATGTGGTATCGGTCAAGCTGACGACATCGAAACAGCTTGGGACTATGCTTATGAAGCTGACCCAGTGTCAATCTTCGGTGGAATCGTAGTCCTCAACCGTGAAGTTGATGCTGCGACAGCTAAGAAAATGCACGGTGTCTTCCTTGAAATCATCATTGCACCAAGCTACACAGACGAAGCGCTTGAAATCTTGACAACCAAGAAGAAAAACTTGCGTATCCTTGAGTTGCCATTTGACGCTCAAGACGCTAGCGAAGTGGAAGCAGAATACACTGGTGTTGTTGGTGGTCTCCTCGTTCAAAACCAAGACGTTGTTAAAGAAAGTCCAGCTGACTGGCAAGTGGTTACTAAACGCCAACCAACTGAGACAGAAGCGACAGCTCTTGAGTTTGCTTGGAAAGCTATCAAGTATGTCAAATCAAATGGTATCATCGTGACTAACGACCACATGACACTTGGTGTTGGCCCAGGTCAAACTAACCGTGTGGCTTCAGTCCGTATCGCCATTGAGCAGGCTAAAGACCGTCTTGATGGTGCTGTTCTTGCTTCAGATGCCTTCTTCCCATTTGCGGATAACGTGGAAGAAATCGCTAAAGCAGGTATCAAAGCAATCATCCAACCGGGTGGATCAGTCCGTGACCAAGAGTCAATCGAAGCTGCTGATAAACATGGTTTGACAATGATCTTTACAGGCGTTCGTCACTTCCGTCATTAAGAACTTACAAAGCATCCAAGAAATTGGATGTTTTTTAAATCCCTTAAGCTTCCTTTAAGCTCTCCAAGTTATACTAATACCATCCTAAAAAACTTTTCTTTTTCATAATTCTCCTAAGAGCTCAGCACTAGCTGGGCTTTTTTATTTCAGAGTATCAAAAAAACAACCGTTCTCACGATTGTTTAATAGAATTAAACCTTTTCAAGGACAGACTGGGTTACCCAGGTCTTGCGATTTCCGATTTGGACGAGGACGCCATCGCTAGGTGGGTCAATGGCTAGCACTTTGAAGTTACCTGGAATAGTAAAGGTCTCACCAGGATTGAGGTACTGGTCTGATGTTGGATTACCCTGTCCATCAACTTCAATAACAGGTCCAGGATCAACGATATTGTGTTTAGTTGGTGTACCTCCAGCTAAATCTTGGCTAGTGATGGTATTTCCTGACACAGACGTGACACGGAAAGTTCCTGAGAAGCGGACTGTATCACCAACTTTGATAGAAGAGTTAGTAGAATTTCCATTTTGGGCTCCTGGTTCGAGGTCTTTAAAATGGATATAGCCAGACACCTGACTCTTATGGAAGCTACGTTTGTGGTATTTCTCAGGACCTTGACCCGCATCGTAGTTGTACTCCTCAATGGTCACCTGATCACCATGAACTTCTGCAACCCAAGCGACATGCCCCATGTGCCCCGCTCCATTGACACCAGCTGAGAACCAGGCGATGCTCCCTACGGCAGGATTCATGTCAACGCGGTGGCCATTGGCACGTGCGATGCTGCCCCAAGTGATGGCATTTCCATACCCTACAGGCAGAGTGAAACCGTTGGTGTTGCTGAGACGATAGGCTGCAAAGGATGTACACTGACGCCAGTACATGGTCCAAGGATCCACGCCAAAGCCACCATATTTCCAAGAGGAAGGGTAGTCATCCCCGAGGACAGCCGCCTGAGCAGAGCTGCCACACGAAACCGAAACAGTCACTAGACAAGCTAGCGGTAAGAGACAATTTAGTATTTTTTTCTTCATTTTAACCTCCACCTACCTATTCGCAGTTTTTCAGGAAAATGAAGATATTTTTGCGTTTAAGCCTCCCTTAAGCTGCTCAGGATATACTATCATCAATCCTAAATAACTTTTTTCATTTTCATAATCTCCCAAGAGGTGGTCCAAGTGGCTGCCTTTTTTGTGTCCAAATTTGGATACACACCCATATCTCCGAACAAATATGTTATAATAGTTATGTATAATTCGTGAAAATTGCTAATTTTTCCGAATGATTGTCGTTAACGGGC
Above is a window of Streptococcus salivarius DNA encoding:
- a CDS encoding CHAP domain-containing protein; the encoded protein is MKKKILNCLLPLACLVTVSVSCGSSAQAAVLGDDYPSSWKYGGFGVDPWTMYWRQCTSFAAYRLSNTNGFTLPVGYGNAITWGSIARANGHRVDMNPAVGSIAWFSAGVNGAGHMGHVAWVAEVHGDQVTIEEYNYDAGQGPEKYHKRSFHKSQVSGYIHFKDLEPGAQNGNSTNSSIKVGDTVRFSGTFRVTSVSGNTITSQDLAGGTPTKHNIVDPGPVIEVDGQGNPTSDQYLNPGETFTIPGNFKVLAIDPPSDGVLVQIGNRKTWVTQSVLEKV
- the purH gene encoding bifunctional phosphoribosylaminoimidazolecarboxamide formyltransferase/IMP cyclohydrolase, coding for MTKRALISVSDKAGIVEFAQELKKLGWDIISTGGTKVALDNAGVDTIAIDDVTGFPEMMDGRVKTLHPNIHGGLLARRDLDSHLQAAKDNNIELIDLVVVNLYPFKETILKPDVTYADAVENIDIGGPSMLRSAAKNHASVTVVVDPADYAVVLDELSANGETSYETRQRLAAKVYRHTASYDALIAEYFTAQVGETKPEKLTLTYDLKQPMRYGENPQQDADFYQKGLPTAYSIASAKQLNGKELSFNNIRDADAAIRIIRDFKDRPTVVALKHMNPCGIGQADDIETAWDYAYEADPVSIFGGIVVLNREVDAATAKKMHGVFLEIIIAPSYTDEALEILTTKKKNLRILELPFDAQDASEVEAEYTGVVGGLLVQNQDVVKESPADWQVVTKRQPTETEATALEFAWKAIKYVKSNGIIVTNDHMTLGVGPGQTNRVASVRIAIEQAKDRLDGAVLASDAFFPFADNVEEIAKAGIKAIIQPGGSVRDQESIEAADKHGLTMIFTGVRHFRH